A stretch of the Cyprinus carpio isolate SPL01 chromosome B4, ASM1834038v1, whole genome shotgun sequence genome encodes the following:
- the tnni4a gene encoding troponin I4a isoform X4, translating into MSEGPKKAKSKFSATRRLLLKSKLLKKAESLLVKEKEQKEVERENTLRERAPPLNLSGLSVQELQELCRDLHHKIDIVDEARYDLNIKVTRNEAEILSLTQKIYELKGKMKRPNLRRVKKSADAMLGSFTDTRVMKADFKANLKTVKKEEEKKEEVTDWRKNVEAMSGMEGRKKLFDAGQ; encoded by the exons ATGTCTGAAGG ACCA AAAAAGGCCAAATCCAAGTTCTCAGCAACACGCAGACTTCTGCTGAAG AGCAAACTGCTGAAAAAGGCAGAAAGCTTGCTGGTgaaagaaaaagagcagaaaGAAGTGGAGAGAGAAAACACCCTGAGGGAGAGAGCGCCGCCCCTCAATCTCTCAGGCCTGTCGGTCCAAGAGCTGCAG GAGCTTTGTAGAGATTTGCACCACAAGATTGACATTGTGGATGAAGCGCGGTATGACCTCAATATAAAAGTCACCAGAAATGAAGCAGAg ATTCTCTCATTAACCCAGAAGATCTATGAACTGAAAGGAAAAATGAAGCGGCCGAACTTGAGAAGGGTGAAGAAGTCGGCGGATGCCATGCTGGGATCGTTCACAGACACCAGAGTCATGAAAGCTGACTTCAAAGCCAACCTCAAAACAGttaaaaaggaagaagaaaag AAGGAAGAGGTCACAGACTGGAGGAAAAATGTGGAGGCGATGTCAGGCATGGAGGGCAGGAAGAAGCTTTTCGATGCCGGACAGTAG
- the tnni4a gene encoding troponin I4a isoform X3 produces MKPPWMSFRLPLYTRTGSVKREQESFCPHLLLETAIRHNRVMLLSVSMEIQVTWCIAVMSEGPKKAKSKFSATRRLLLKELCRDLHHKIDIVDEARYDLNIKVTRNEAEILSLTQKIYELKGKMKRPNLRRVKKSADAMLGSFTDTRVMKADFKANLKTVKKEEEKKEEVTDWRKNVEAMSGMEGRKKLFDAGQ; encoded by the exons ATGAAGCCTCCCTGGATGTCCTTTCGATTGCCATTGTACACAAGGACAGGTTCAGTAAAAAG GGAACAGGAGTCATTCTGCCCTCATCTCCTGCTGGAGACAGCCATCAGACACAACAGGGTGATGCTGCTTTCAGTTTCCATGGAAATCCAA GTCACATGGTGTATTGCAGTCATGTCTGAAGG ACCA AAAAAGGCCAAATCCAAGTTCTCAGCAACACGCAGACTTCTGCTGAAG GAGCTTTGTAGAGATTTGCACCACAAGATTGACATTGTGGATGAAGCGCGGTATGACCTCAATATAAAAGTCACCAGAAATGAAGCAGAg ATTCTCTCATTAACCCAGAAGATCTATGAACTGAAAGGAAAAATGAAGCGGCCGAACTTGAGAAGGGTGAAGAAGTCGGCGGATGCCATGCTGGGATCGTTCACAGACACCAGAGTCATGAAAGCTGACTTCAAAGCCAACCTCAAAACAGttaaaaaggaagaagaaaag AAGGAAGAGGTCACAGACTGGAGGAAAAATGTGGAGGCGATGTCAGGCATGGAGGGCAGGAAGAAGCTTTTCGATGCCGGACAGTAG
- the tnni4a gene encoding troponin I4a isoform X1: MKPPWMSFRLPLYTRTGSVKREQESFCPHLLLETAIRHNRVMLLSVSMEIQVTWCIAVMSEGPKKAKSKFSATRRLLLKSKLLKKAESLLVKEKEQKEVERENTLRERAPPLNLSGLSVQELQELCRDLHHKIDIVDEARYDLNIKVTRNEAEILSLTQKIYELKGKMKRPNLRRVKKSADAMLGSFTDTRVMKADFKANLKTVKKEEEKKEEVTDWRKNVEAMSGMEGRKKLFDAGQ, from the exons ATGAAGCCTCCCTGGATGTCCTTTCGATTGCCATTGTACACAAGGACAGGTTCAGTAAAAAG GGAACAGGAGTCATTCTGCCCTCATCTCCTGCTGGAGACAGCCATCAGACACAACAGGGTGATGCTGCTTTCAGTTTCCATGGAAATCCAA GTCACATGGTGTATTGCAGTCATGTCTGAAGG ACCA AAAAAGGCCAAATCCAAGTTCTCAGCAACACGCAGACTTCTGCTGAAG AGCAAACTGCTGAAAAAGGCAGAAAGCTTGCTGGTgaaagaaaaagagcagaaaGAAGTGGAGAGAGAAAACACCCTGAGGGAGAGAGCGCCGCCCCTCAATCTCTCAGGCCTGTCGGTCCAAGAGCTGCAG GAGCTTTGTAGAGATTTGCACCACAAGATTGACATTGTGGATGAAGCGCGGTATGACCTCAATATAAAAGTCACCAGAAATGAAGCAGAg ATTCTCTCATTAACCCAGAAGATCTATGAACTGAAAGGAAAAATGAAGCGGCCGAACTTGAGAAGGGTGAAGAAGTCGGCGGATGCCATGCTGGGATCGTTCACAGACACCAGAGTCATGAAAGCTGACTTCAAAGCCAACCTCAAAACAGttaaaaaggaagaagaaaag AAGGAAGAGGTCACAGACTGGAGGAAAAATGTGGAGGCGATGTCAGGCATGGAGGGCAGGAAGAAGCTTTTCGATGCCGGACAGTAG
- the tnni4a gene encoding troponin I4a isoform X2, with protein MDQSLKITLLHLCTITPLVTLLVFSSKVTWCIAVMSEGPKKAKSKFSATRRLLLKSKLLKKAESLLVKEKEQKEVERENTLRERAPPLNLSGLSVQELQELCRDLHHKIDIVDEARYDLNIKVTRNEAEILSLTQKIYELKGKMKRPNLRRVKKSADAMLGSFTDTRVMKADFKANLKTVKKEEEKKEEVTDWRKNVEAMSGMEGRKKLFDAGQ; from the exons ATGGATCAATCTTTGAAAATCACACTACTCCATCTCTGTACCATCACTCCTCTTGTCACGCTCCTGGTCTTCTCTTCAAAG GTCACATGGTGTATTGCAGTCATGTCTGAAGG ACCA AAAAAGGCCAAATCCAAGTTCTCAGCAACACGCAGACTTCTGCTGAAG AGCAAACTGCTGAAAAAGGCAGAAAGCTTGCTGGTgaaagaaaaagagcagaaaGAAGTGGAGAGAGAAAACACCCTGAGGGAGAGAGCGCCGCCCCTCAATCTCTCAGGCCTGTCGGTCCAAGAGCTGCAG GAGCTTTGTAGAGATTTGCACCACAAGATTGACATTGTGGATGAAGCGCGGTATGACCTCAATATAAAAGTCACCAGAAATGAAGCAGAg ATTCTCTCATTAACCCAGAAGATCTATGAACTGAAAGGAAAAATGAAGCGGCCGAACTTGAGAAGGGTGAAGAAGTCGGCGGATGCCATGCTGGGATCGTTCACAGACACCAGAGTCATGAAAGCTGACTTCAAAGCCAACCTCAAAACAGttaaaaaggaagaagaaaag AAGGAAGAGGTCACAGACTGGAGGAAAAATGTGGAGGCGATGTCAGGCATGGAGGGCAGGAAGAAGCTTTTCGATGCCGGACAGTAG
- the tnni4a gene encoding troponin I4a isoform X5: protein MDQSLKITLLHLCTITPLVTLLVFSSKVTWCIAVMSEGPKKAKSKFSATRRLLLKELCRDLHHKIDIVDEARYDLNIKVTRNEAEILSLTQKIYELKGKMKRPNLRRVKKSADAMLGSFTDTRVMKADFKANLKTVKKEEEKKEEVTDWRKNVEAMSGMEGRKKLFDAGQ from the exons ATGGATCAATCTTTGAAAATCACACTACTCCATCTCTGTACCATCACTCCTCTTGTCACGCTCCTGGTCTTCTCTTCAAAG GTCACATGGTGTATTGCAGTCATGTCTGAAGG ACCA AAAAAGGCCAAATCCAAGTTCTCAGCAACACGCAGACTTCTGCTGAAG GAGCTTTGTAGAGATTTGCACCACAAGATTGACATTGTGGATGAAGCGCGGTATGACCTCAATATAAAAGTCACCAGAAATGAAGCAGAg ATTCTCTCATTAACCCAGAAGATCTATGAACTGAAAGGAAAAATGAAGCGGCCGAACTTGAGAAGGGTGAAGAAGTCGGCGGATGCCATGCTGGGATCGTTCACAGACACCAGAGTCATGAAAGCTGACTTCAAAGCCAACCTCAAAACAGttaaaaaggaagaagaaaag AAGGAAGAGGTCACAGACTGGAGGAAAAATGTGGAGGCGATGTCAGGCATGGAGGGCAGGAAGAAGCTTTTCGATGCCGGACAGTAG